In Mycoavidus cysteinexigens, a genomic segment contains:
- a CDS encoding two component system sensor kinase: MRKLWKNSLTTRIVAIMGVAMVLFWLLVAGVNFYYLYTKARYHLNQKMTARLEFMTQQVNQRFGYAERQVRGLAWAWHAVYPSTNLPSYPRDLRRAVFVPFEQVTIDRVLARQASIVMEHYGRVDEIYDDLQVADSVEMFLLVPDQGVVFFQPQAQTLSAEDSHHRVKVLASLQNMPFTKPVHWSPLFQDACGSLYVAALARDPDTGVIAGQILRMGALGAFLTAKTEEFGSLKFALQDEGRTLLWSNIEPHDVGALSDVFLAATSMLGSLDSACTHPIRIHNFFVAYTPLSGPSLQLLVAYPAKYLINKTFALVASTVPWALLVQLLLSIIVFVILQLYLGRPLRKIVTVLDTQQATDPLRRLPEGRTDELGRIAKAYNVLIQKLSAYYRTLEDKVLARTHELEEARQLAEQVSHRKSEHIASISHEIRTPLNGIVGAISLLERSSLSPQQQDLTAIARKSSGYLLNIVNDLLDFSRIEAGQLKLSFALAPIFPMLDQVMLTVNLKAQEKRLVLRTWVASDVPQQMMLDDIRVRQILINLLGNAVKFTQQGHIHLHVWRQADQLLMAVEDTGAGIPDEHRQTIFQPFIQVRPYDNGNGLGLAIASQIVGLMGGEILLDSQAGMGSRFTLRLPLREPSPPLEPFNARLVAAEPLHRQLRAWGIEPQIGANPLLDGPELVYLPDKLRRKVTAALRGETLDNERVVTTVCPWSLKVLVVDDMPINRGIVGKMLQELGQHIETAASGHEALQLGRQQVFDLVFLDMRMPEMDGLETTEHWRNPHGGILDQNTPIIALTANALPGESERVKAAGMNGYLAKPVSLEQLAAALNYAASQQLVHGIELRPNQQLQKPLLNLADDALRDQLYATLTALQQQLDAAWRAHQRDLLLDVLHTLKGCAGQSGIDLVFKATEQQETQIHQGNWPSDQAIKDLGRLISQAIASLPRAVQ, translated from the coding sequence ATGCGAAAACTCTGGAAAAACTCCCTGACCACACGCATTGTTGCCATCATGGGTGTAGCAATGGTGCTGTTTTGGCTGCTCGTTGCGGGGGTCAATTTTTACTACTTGTATACTAAAGCGCGCTATCACCTGAACCAAAAGATGACGGCGAGGCTGGAGTTCATGACTCAGCAAGTCAATCAGCGTTTTGGCTACGCTGAGCGGCAGGTGCGCGGACTGGCTTGGGCCTGGCATGCGGTATACCCCAGCACCAATCTGCCGTCTTATCCGCGTGATTTAAGGCGTGCAGTATTTGTACCATTCGAACAGGTCACAATAGATCGTGTGCTGGCGCGACAGGCAAGCATTGTGATGGAACACTATGGACGCGTCGACGAAATCTACGATGATCTTCAGGTGGCGGACTCAGTCGAAATGTTCTTACTGGTGCCTGATCAAGGAGTGGTTTTCTTTCAGCCGCAGGCGCAGACGCTATCGGCCGAGGATAGCCATCATCGAGTGAAAGTACTCGCGTCGCTGCAAAATATGCCTTTTACTAAACCCGTCCATTGGAGTCCGCTGTTCCAGGATGCGTGCGGCTCTTTGTACGTTGCGGCGCTTGCGCGCGACCCTGATACAGGCGTGATCGCAGGCCAAATTTTGCGTATGGGTGCATTAGGGGCATTTCTTACTGCCAAGACGGAAGAGTTCGGATCGCTAAAATTCGCCCTTCAGGACGAGGGTAGAACCCTACTGTGGAGCAATATTGAACCGCATGATGTGGGCGCGTTATCTGATGTATTTTTAGCCGCCACCTCGATGTTGGGCTCATTAGACAGCGCATGCACGCACCCCATCCGTATCCATAATTTTTTTGTCGCATATACTCCCTTAAGCGGACCGTCATTGCAATTGCTGGTGGCCTATCCAGCAAAATACCTGATCAATAAGACATTTGCGCTGGTCGCATCTACCGTACCGTGGGCATTGCTGGTACAACTGCTGCTTAGCATCATCGTATTTGTGATCCTGCAGCTCTATCTTGGGCGGCCGTTACGAAAGATCGTGACTGTGTTAGATACGCAGCAAGCGACTGACCCCCTACGTCGTCTGCCGGAAGGGCGGACCGACGAGCTCGGGCGCATTGCCAAAGCCTATAATGTACTGATTCAGAAACTCAGTGCCTACTATCGAACGCTTGAAGATAAGGTGCTGGCCCGCACGCATGAATTGGAGGAAGCAAGACAACTCGCCGAGCAAGTCAGCCATCGCAAAAGCGAGCATATTGCGAGTATTAGTCATGAAATTCGTACCCCGTTGAATGGTATCGTGGGGGCGATCAGTCTGCTTGAGCGCAGCTCGCTCTCACCGCAGCAGCAAGATTTGACTGCCATTGCGCGCAAATCTTCCGGATACTTGCTCAATATTGTAAATGATTTGCTGGATTTTTCTCGAATTGAGGCTGGGCAATTGAAATTGTCGTTCGCACTGGCACCAATTTTTCCGATGCTCGATCAGGTGATGCTCACCGTCAACCTGAAAGCGCAAGAAAAACGGTTGGTATTACGAACTTGGGTGGCGTCGGACGTGCCGCAGCAGATGATGCTCGACGACATACGCGTGCGGCAGATTTTGATTAACTTACTGGGCAACGCAGTGAAATTCACCCAGCAAGGACATATTCATCTGCATGTGTGGCGGCAGGCCGATCAATTATTGATGGCGGTCGAGGATACCGGCGCGGGGATTCCAGATGAGCATAGGCAGACGATTTTTCAGCCATTCATTCAAGTGCGCCCTTACGATAACGGCAATGGACTTGGGCTTGCGATTGCGTCGCAGATCGTAGGGCTGATGGGCGGTGAAATTCTACTCGACAGCCAAGCCGGCATGGGTTCGCGGTTTACGCTGCGCTTGCCTTTGCGTGAGCCCTCGCCGCCGCTGGAGCCGTTTAACGCGCGTCTGGTTGCAGCCGAACCGTTGCATCGGCAGTTGCGCGCCTGGGGAATCGAGCCTCAGATCGGCGCTAATCCGTTATTGGATGGTCCAGAGCTGGTTTATTTACCGGATAAACTACGACGCAAAGTTACCGCCGCGTTACGCGGCGAAACATTGGACAATGAGCGCGTGGTGACCACTGTCTGTCCGTGGTCGCTTAAAGTGCTGGTGGTCGACGATATGCCGATCAACCGCGGCATTGTCGGTAAGATGCTGCAAGAGCTGGGCCAGCACATTGAAACTGCGGCATCAGGCCACGAAGCATTGCAGTTGGGTCGTCAGCAGGTGTTTGATCTGGTTTTTCTGGATATGCGTATGCCCGAGATGGATGGGCTTGAAACTACCGAACACTGGCGCAATCCGCACGGCGGTATCCTCGATCAGAATACGCCGATCATTGCGCTGACCGCGAATGCACTGCCGGGCGAATCTGAGCGCGTCAAGGCTGCTGGCATGAATGGATATTTGGCCAAGCCGGTCAGCCTCGAGCAGTTGGCTGCAGCGCTCAACTATGCAGCGTCACAGCAACTCGTGCATGGTATCGAGCTAAGACCCAACCAACAATTGCAAAAGCCGCTGCTCAACCTTGCCGATGACGCGCTGCGGGATCAACTTTATGCCACACTGACGGCGCTGCAGCAACAGCTTGATGCTGCCTGGCGTGCGCACCAACGTGATCTACTGCTAGACGTGCTGCATACCCTCAAAGGGTGCGCAGGACAGAGCGGGATCGATTTGGTGTTCAAAGCGACAGAGCAACAAGAAACCCAGATACACCAGGGAAATTGGCCAAGCGATCAAGCGATCAAGGATCTGGGCCGGTTGATCAGCCAAGCCATAGCGTCCCTCCCGCGCGCTGTTCAATGA
- a CDS encoding two component system response regulator yields MFFNNTTADVPRRILIVEDHSLLSDGIKNLLSTAAAYQVVGEVNNGLEAYRACQQWQPDIVLTDLGLPGMNGIDVIRQLKSRWPELVIIAVTADHAEHRAREALAAGALGYVLKQSPQQILLAALQTTLLGKPFLDPALSKALITEQPTVDGRTTLTPRESQILKLIAEGARNQDIADKLSITVKTVETHRLHLMRKLNAHRVADLVNWAIRLGIH; encoded by the coding sequence ATGTTTTTTAACAATACAACGGCTGACGTCCCACGCCGGATTTTAATTGTCGAGGATCATTCGCTGCTCAGCGATGGCATCAAAAATCTACTGTCAACAGCCGCGGCGTATCAGGTGGTCGGTGAAGTGAATAACGGCTTGGAGGCCTATCGGGCATGTCAACAATGGCAGCCCGATATTGTGTTAACCGACCTGGGGTTGCCCGGTATGAACGGCATCGACGTGATCCGTCAATTAAAAAGCCGCTGGCCGGAGTTGGTAATCATTGCGGTGACCGCAGATCATGCCGAACACCGCGCGCGCGAGGCGCTGGCGGCCGGTGCGCTCGGTTATGTGCTGAAACAAAGTCCACAACAAATCTTGCTAGCCGCTTTGCAAACCACACTGCTCGGCAAACCTTTTCTTGATCCGGCGCTGAGTAAAGCACTCATTACCGAGCAGCCCACCGTTGACGGTCGCACGACCTTGACGCCACGCGAAAGCCAGATCCTAAAGCTCATCGCCGAAGGTGCGCGCAACCAGGACATTGCAGACAAGCTGAGCATTACGGTCAAGACGGTGGAAACCCATCGCTTGCATCTGATGCGCAAGCTTAATGCACATCGCGTTGCCGATTTGGTGAATTGGGCCATCCGTCTGGGCATTCATTGA
- a CDS encoding EscC/YscC/HrcC family type III secretion system outer membrane ring protein: protein MSPRLSCRLARYAFCALLLGVAADATVALPANGSAPFFLATRGMPLAQVLRELGAYYRVPVIVSSQVDAAFIGSLSDLGPEQVLDRLAQLYQLAWYYDGQTLYVYKAQEINTQLITPAYLSVNTLMSQLLDIGLLDSHQCQVRAVPASNAMEVSGVPVCVERVTQFARRIDEQQLNDEQNREGIQFFPLKYATAVDTQYSYRTQQVQLPGVVSILKQMAQGRALPLTENQGPAPSNDRLTPTFSADERQNAVIVRDRKINLPLYADLIAQLDHRPQLVEISVTIIDVNAQDLSQLGVDWSASARIGGGSVNLNSGGAPASGSFSSVVSNTGNFMMNLNALEQNSKAQILSRPSIVTLNNLQAVLDRNITFYTKVVSEKSAQLDSISTGSLLRVTPRVVGEGAQPEVMLSLSLQDGRQIGNFSKAEPLPQTMNSEITTQTLLKAGQSLLLGGFIQDELSESARKIPLLGDIPVLGKLFSTTQKSQRHTVRLFLIQADPQREN from the coding sequence ATGAGTCCACGTCTATCTTGCCGGCTTGCTCGATATGCCTTCTGCGCTCTCTTGCTGGGTGTCGCAGCAGATGCCACCGTAGCGCTTCCAGCGAACGGTAGTGCCCCGTTTTTTCTGGCCACGCGTGGCATGCCTCTGGCGCAAGTTCTGCGTGAGTTAGGCGCATATTATCGCGTGCCTGTCATCGTCAGCTCGCAGGTGGATGCCGCATTTATCGGCAGCCTAAGCGACCTAGGGCCGGAGCAGGTGCTCGATCGTCTCGCACAGCTCTATCAATTGGCTTGGTACTACGACGGACAAACGCTGTATGTCTACAAAGCGCAGGAAATCAACACTCAGTTGATTACCCCCGCTTATTTGTCGGTTAACACCTTGATGAGCCAATTGCTCGACATCGGCCTGCTGGATTCGCATCAATGTCAGGTGCGGGCAGTACCCGCTTCTAATGCAATGGAGGTCAGCGGTGTACCCGTATGCGTTGAACGCGTCACCCAGTTTGCGCGGCGCATCGATGAGCAACAGTTGAATGACGAGCAAAATCGAGAAGGCATCCAGTTCTTCCCATTAAAATATGCAACCGCCGTTGATACGCAATACAGCTATCGTACCCAGCAGGTGCAATTGCCTGGTGTGGTTTCGATCCTCAAACAAATGGCGCAAGGCCGCGCGCTGCCCTTAACGGAGAATCAAGGACCCGCGCCCTCCAATGACCGTTTGACGCCAACTTTCTCGGCTGACGAGCGTCAAAATGCAGTGATTGTGCGGGACCGTAAAATCAATTTACCGCTCTATGCAGATCTGATTGCGCAACTGGATCACCGCCCTCAGTTGGTGGAGATCTCGGTCACGATTATTGACGTAAACGCCCAGGATCTCAGTCAACTCGGTGTCGACTGGTCTGCCTCAGCGCGCATCGGCGGTGGCTCAGTGAACTTGAATAGTGGTGGGGCGCCGGCGTCCGGCAGCTTTTCAAGTGTGGTCTCGAACACCGGCAATTTCATGATGAACCTCAATGCGCTTGAACAAAATTCAAAGGCGCAGATTCTCTCGCGGCCGTCAATCGTTACCCTGAATAACCTGCAAGCGGTACTGGATCGGAACATCACGTTCTACACCAAGGTGGTCTCCGAAAAAAGCGCCCAGCTCGATTCAATTTCAACAGGCTCTCTGCTGCGTGTGACGCCGCGCGTGGTGGGCGAGGGCGCACAACCTGAGGTGATGCTCAGCCTGAGCTTGCAAGATGGCCGCCAGATAGGCAATTTTAGTAAGGCAGAACCCTTGCCGCAAACCATGAATTCTGAGATTACCACCCAAACGCTGCTCAAAGCTGGCCAATCATTATTGCTGGGCGGCTTTATCCAAGATGAGTTGAGTGAAAGCGCGCGCAAAATTCCACTACTCGGCGATATTCCAGTGCTCGGCAAGCTTTTTAGTACAACCCAAAAAAGCCAGCGTCACACCGTCCGACTATTTTTAATTCAAGCCGATCCCCAACGTGAGAACTAA
- the sctD gene encoding type III secretion system inner membrane ring subunit SctD, with product MEKLYKLKWLNGPLVGRELLLPLGELQLGGPDADIALLLEQDTQATLVTTADSVTLTGSAPVWVDGCPWDTAQPLPFGLFIDVAGQALVLGPRAANLPTLAPLPRRAAGHAKLMRWQKWSGPAGVASLALGAVLLLAWTAPQMPPFDLWLSTQLRQPALAGLSVAHDAHGTLVLEGLCTSSEAVQVLRTQLRDQGLQVRDQTMCADTLRRNVRDVLALNGYRDSDVESGATSDTVMIRGALTADAAWPHLAMQLQAIPALRSWQVINDRSASFERLLTLLAARTSLDGLSIFLVGKTLLVSGQVAPFRAQVIGKAIAIFNQENQQLRAMFQSLPSNPSASTLLPAAIVGVGGQADSIYVELANGMRLQSGSVLPSGFQIRMISHTSMALIKGVQLVSLPLNLSSTKEN from the coding sequence ATGGAAAAACTTTACAAACTGAAATGGCTTAATGGCCCGTTGGTTGGCCGCGAGTTGCTATTACCGCTTGGCGAACTGCAGCTCGGTGGCCCGGACGCGGATATCGCACTGCTCCTCGAACAAGATACGCAGGCCACGCTGGTGACCACGGCTGACAGTGTCACGCTGACTGGTAGCGCGCCAGTGTGGGTCGATGGCTGCCCTTGGGACACTGCGCAGCCTTTGCCGTTTGGGCTGTTTATCGATGTCGCGGGCCAAGCGCTAGTGCTTGGCCCGCGCGCGGCTAACTTGCCAACGCTAGCGCCGTTGCCGCGCCGCGCTGCCGGGCACGCCAAACTTATGAGATGGCAAAAGTGGAGCGGGCCAGCTGGCGTGGCGAGCCTAGCGTTGGGTGCTGTGCTGCTGCTCGCGTGGACCGCGCCGCAGATGCCGCCATTTGATCTCTGGCTCTCCACCCAACTGCGCCAGCCGGCGCTCGCTGGGCTAAGCGTGGCGCATGATGCCCACGGCACGCTCGTGCTAGAGGGCTTATGCACATCTTCCGAAGCCGTTCAAGTACTCCGTACGCAGTTGCGTGACCAGGGTCTCCAGGTGCGCGATCAAACGATGTGCGCCGATACGCTGCGCAGGAATGTGCGCGACGTGTTGGCCTTAAACGGCTATCGGGACAGCGATGTGGAAAGCGGTGCTACGTCTGATACCGTGATGATCCGCGGTGCGCTCACCGCCGATGCAGCGTGGCCGCACCTCGCCATGCAATTACAAGCGATTCCGGCCTTGCGTAGCTGGCAGGTGATCAATGACCGATCCGCATCATTTGAACGCTTGCTCACCTTACTTGCGGCGCGTACTTCACTCGACGGCCTAAGCATCTTTTTGGTTGGCAAAACGCTGTTGGTGAGCGGACAAGTAGCGCCCTTTCGCGCGCAAGTGATTGGCAAAGCAATCGCCATTTTCAACCAGGAGAACCAACAGTTGCGTGCCATGTTTCAGTCCTTGCCATCGAACCCGTCTGCCAGCACACTTTTGCCTGCGGCAATCGTAGGTGTTGGGGGCCAAGCGGATTCAATCTATGTTGAATTGGCTAATGGCATGCGCTTACAGTCTGGCAGCGTGCTACCCAGCGGCTTTCAAATACGCATGATTAGCCATACATCGATGGCGCTTATCAAAGGCGTACAGTTGGTGTCATTGCCGCTTAATCTATCTTCGACAAAAGAAAACTAG
- a CDS encoding EscE/YscE/SsaE family type III secretion system needle protein co-chaperone, translating into MRLTTLEDVLHDDASGLFRDQALAKLRTAEQHLRAQLRMPQIPAEHAALQRCVTACASAAQVIDTLWRRYHGFA; encoded by the coding sequence GTGCGCTTGACCACTTTGGAAGATGTATTACACGACGATGCGTCTGGTCTATTCCGTGATCAGGCACTTGCCAAACTGCGCACCGCCGAGCAGCACCTGCGCGCCCAATTGCGCATGCCGCAGATTCCGGCTGAGCACGCCGCGCTGCAACGCTGCGTTACTGCATGCGCGAGTGCTGCGCAAGTAATCGATACGCTGTGGCGGCGCTATCACGGTTTTGCCTAG
- a CDS encoding c-type cytochrome — protein MKKNLTMAALAVFLSATASAVETEVEVTGNAKAGESKVAMCIGCHGIAGYRTAFPEVYRVPMLGGQNAKYIQVALQGYKNGDRKYSTMHALAASLSDQDMADIAEYYAAQKSSSPNNPDK, from the coding sequence ATGAAAAAAAACCTGACTATGGCTGCGTTGGCGGTATTCTTATCCGCAACAGCCAGCGCCGTTGAGACCGAAGTCGAAGTAACCGGCAACGCAAAGGCTGGCGAGAGTAAAGTAGCAATGTGCATTGGCTGCCATGGCATCGCTGGATATCGTACGGCATTTCCTGAAGTATATCGAGTGCCGATGCTGGGTGGGCAGAATGCGAAATACATTCAAGTTGCGCTGCAAGGTTACAAAAATGGAGACCGCAAATATTCAACCATGCACGCCCTTGCCGCTTCGCTGAGCGACCAGGATATGGCCGATATTGCTGAGTATTATGCGGCGCAAAAATCATCCAGCCCGAACAACCCAGATAAATAA
- a CDS encoding c-type cytochrome: MKKFLLALAVIGAMHVSAHANAADIANGKLLVERNNCAACHGLNMNQPITPEYPKLAGQYADYSYFAMRAYQVANNNPLFGRTNPIMNAQMQSLSQRDLRDIAAYLQSLPGDLVLKK; the protein is encoded by the coding sequence ATGAAAAAGTTTTTATTGGCGCTGGCGGTCATCGGTGCAATGCACGTGAGCGCGCACGCAAATGCCGCCGATATTGCCAATGGCAAGTTATTAGTAGAGCGTAATAATTGCGCCGCTTGCCATGGCCTAAATATGAATCAGCCGATCACCCCTGAATATCCAAAGCTGGCTGGGCAATATGCGGACTATAGTTACTTCGCCATGCGCGCCTATCAAGTGGCGAATAATAATCCGCTTTTCGGCCGTACCAATCCAATTATGAATGCGCAAATGCAGAGTTTATCTCAGCGTGATTTGCGCGATATTGCGGCTTATCTACAGTCGTTGCCAGGTGATTTGGTCTTAAAAAAATAA
- the hemA gene encoding glutamyl-tRNA reductase, whose amino-acid sequence MQLFAIGVNHQTAPIALRERLAFSVEQLKPALQMLKSAWLRREAAQMKPRAAPSLVEAALLSTCNRTEIYCVTNTQAAREHAISWLAEYHQFPADKLASHIYTLPQSEAVRHAFRVASGLDSMVLGETQILGQLKDAVRTASEVGALGTYLNQLFQRTFAVAKEVRGQTEIGAHSVSMAAAAVRLAQRIFENLADQRILFIGAGEMIELCATHFAAHKPRALVIANRTLERGSKLAHRFNGQAIALSELPARLHEFDIVISCTASTLPLIGLGAVERALRARRRRPIFMVDLAVPRDIEPEAAQLQDVFLYTVDDLGAVVREGHTLRQAAVTQAEAIIETRVQHFMQWLDARSVVPVIRSLQSQADTFKRIELERAQKMLARGDDPAIVLAALAQALTNKFMHGPMRALNQAQGDKRKQITELLTGLIEQTQGHDLS is encoded by the coding sequence ATGCAACTGTTTGCTATTGGGGTCAATCATCAGACCGCGCCGATTGCCTTGCGCGAGCGGCTCGCCTTTTCGGTCGAACAGCTTAAGCCAGCATTGCAGATGTTGAAATCGGCTTGGCTTAGGCGCGAGGCAGCTCAAATGAAACCTCGCGCGGCGCCTTCACTGGTCGAGGCGGCGCTTCTCTCCACTTGCAATCGCACTGAAATTTACTGCGTCACAAACACCCAAGCCGCCCGCGAGCACGCGATTTCTTGGCTCGCCGAGTACCACCAATTTCCGGCGGACAAACTCGCCTCGCATATTTACACTTTGCCGCAATCTGAGGCGGTCCGTCATGCATTTAGGGTAGCTTCCGGGCTGGATTCGATGGTGCTGGGCGAAACTCAGATTCTTGGACAACTCAAAGATGCCGTGCGCACCGCCTCTGAAGTCGGCGCGCTTGGCACCTATTTGAATCAATTATTTCAGCGCACCTTCGCGGTGGCTAAGGAAGTACGCGGTCAGACTGAAATTGGCGCGCACTCAGTCTCGATGGCTGCCGCTGCCGTGAGGCTCGCCCAACGTATTTTTGAAAATCTCGCAGATCAACGCATACTCTTTATCGGCGCAGGAGAAATGATTGAGCTGTGCGCCACCCATTTCGCTGCGCACAAACCGCGCGCGCTGGTGATTGCGAATCGCACCTTAGAGCGCGGCAGTAAATTAGCCCACCGCTTCAACGGTCAAGCCATCGCACTGTCAGAACTGCCGGCGCGCTTGCATGAGTTTGACATTGTGATATCTTGCACGGCTAGCACCCTGCCGCTAATTGGTCTTGGTGCAGTTGAGCGCGCATTACGCGCGCGGCGACGGCGGCCAATCTTTATGGTCGACCTCGCCGTGCCACGCGATATTGAACCCGAAGCCGCGCAACTCCAAGATGTTTTTTTATATACGGTGGATGATCTCGGGGCAGTCGTGCGTGAAGGCCATACGCTACGACAAGCTGCCGTCACCCAAGCTGAAGCGATTATTGAAACACGCGTGCAGCATTTTATGCAATGGTTAGATGCGCGTAGCGTAGTGCCCGTGATTCGCTCGCTGCAAAGCCAAGCGGATACCTTCAAGCGTATTGAGCTCGAACGAGCGCAAAAAATGCTCGCTCGCGGCGACGATCCGGCGATAGTGCTAGCCGCACTCGCGCAAGCGCTCACGAATAAATTCATGCACGGCCCAATGCGCGCCTTAAACCAAGCGCAAGGCGATAAACGCAAACAAATTACCGAGTTGCTCACTGGCTTGATCGAGCAGACTCAGGGGCATGATCTATCTTAA
- a CDS encoding aminopeptidase P family protein translates to MSLPPTTIPVLERIAQLRAAMRREGLDAYLVPSTDPHLSEYPPMRWQSRAWLSGFTGSAGTLVVSADFAGVWVDSRYWSQASTQLAGSGIELIKIGPSQAQAHCDWLTTQTPMGGVVGVDGQVLSVVAAATLQTALSARQITLRTDLDLLEEIWQERPSLPSAEVFEHPAPYISMTRADKLACVRAQSRARGADWHWVSTLDDIAWLFNLRGSDVSYNPVFVAYALIGPSSATLFVASGKVSLALQRALAADGIVVGPYEQAAEALAGLPLGAKLLIDPRRSNYQMLKSAPAHVGVIEAINPSTLLKARKSELEITQIRATMEQDGAALCEFFAWFEQALGHETITELTIDERLSAARARRPGFVTLSFSTIAGFNAHGAMPHYCASEASNAEIVGQGLLLIDSGGQYWGGTTDITRVVPVGIPSAAQKRDFTLVLKGMMALSRARFPRLIRAPMLDAIARAPLWAAGVDYGHGTGHGVGYFLNVHEGPHSISHYAAANPTTALEPGMISSIEPGIYRPGQWGIRIENLVVVRPAQSNEFGEFLEFETLTLCPIDTRCIEPSLLDADEITWLNDYHQRVQARLAPHLSGAAREWLNARTGSL, encoded by the coding sequence ATGAGTTTACCGCCAACCACCATCCCTGTGCTTGAACGGATTGCGCAATTGCGCGCTGCAATGCGGCGTGAAGGGCTGGATGCCTATCTCGTACCCTCGACGGACCCGCATCTTTCAGAATATCCGCCGATGCGCTGGCAAAGCCGTGCTTGGCTCTCTGGTTTTACCGGTTCGGCTGGCACTTTAGTCGTGAGTGCGGATTTTGCGGGTGTATGGGTGGATAGTCGTTATTGGAGTCAAGCCAGCACGCAGCTTGCCGGGAGCGGTATCGAATTAATCAAAATCGGCCCTAGTCAAGCGCAGGCGCATTGTGATTGGCTCACGACACAGACGCCCATGGGGGGGGTAGTCGGCGTCGATGGACAGGTATTAAGCGTGGTCGCTGCGGCGACGTTGCAAACTGCGCTGAGCGCGCGCCAGATTACCTTACGCACGGACCTTGATCTGCTTGAAGAAATTTGGCAAGAACGTCCAAGCTTGCCCTCAGCAGAGGTGTTTGAGCATCCAGCACCGTATATTTCAATGACGCGGGCGGATAAGCTTGCCTGTGTGCGGGCGCAAAGTCGCGCGCGCGGAGCGGATTGGCATTGGGTGTCAACGCTTGACGATATTGCGTGGTTGTTTAATCTACGTGGCTCGGATGTGAGCTATAACCCAGTGTTTGTGGCTTATGCGCTGATTGGCCCAAGTTCCGCAACTTTATTTGTCGCTTCGGGTAAAGTGTCGCTTGCGTTACAGCGCGCCTTGGCGGCCGACGGCATCGTGGTTGGGCCGTATGAGCAGGCTGCTGAAGCGTTAGCGGGCTTGCCGCTGGGCGCGAAATTGCTAATCGATCCGCGGCGCAGTAATTATCAGATGCTCAAATCTGCGCCGGCTCATGTTGGCGTAATCGAAGCGATTAATCCATCGACTTTACTTAAGGCGCGCAAGAGCGAGCTCGAGATCACGCAGATTCGCGCAACCATGGAGCAAGATGGCGCGGCGTTGTGTGAATTTTTCGCATGGTTTGAACAAGCGCTCGGTCATGAGACGATTACGGAGTTAACCATTGATGAGCGGCTGAGTGCTGCACGTGCGCGCCGGCCAGGTTTTGTGACATTAAGTTTTAGTACGATTGCGGGATTTAATGCGCATGGAGCAATGCCGCATTATTGCGCCTCAGAGGCTTCAAATGCCGAGATTGTTGGGCAAGGGCTGTTGCTGATTGATTCGGGCGGGCAGTATTGGGGAGGGACCACTGATATCACGCGCGTGGTACCTGTGGGCATCCCAAGCGCCGCGCAAAAGCGTGATTTCACATTGGTCTTGAAAGGCATGATGGCCCTTTCCAGAGCGCGTTTTCCGCGCTTAATCCGGGCCCCTATGCTGGATGCGATTGCGCGCGCTCCGCTGTGGGCAGCAGGGGTGGACTATGGGCACGGCACGGGCCATGGCGTGGGTTATTTTTTAAATGTTCATGAAGGCCCACACTCCATCTCGCATTATGCCGCGGCGAATCCGACTACCGCCCTGGAGCCAGGGATGATTAGTTCGATTGAACCAGGGATCTATCGGCCTGGGCAATGGGGCATACGGATCGAGAATTTAGTTGTAGTCCGCCCCGCGCAGTCTAATGAGTTTGGCGAATTTCTTGAATTTGAAACCCTCACCTTATGTCCGATCGATACGCGTTGCATTGAACCCAGTCTATTAGATGCTGACGAAATAACTTGGCTGAATGACTATCATCAAAGGGTGCAAGCGCGGCTTGCGCCCCATCTGAGCGGCGCGGCGCGAGAATGGTTGAATGCTCGCACTGGCTCGCTATAA